A section of the Styela clava chromosome 9, kaStyClav1.hap1.2, whole genome shotgun sequence genome encodes:
- the LOC120339577 gene encoding sulfotransferase 1B1-like has translation MEEFIRSLPDDIKRKGKEVEEFQKTFQPKPQVWKNVRGIPNFNMDAAKYAYEHWTPRKGDVFVASYPKCGTTWTCAIVKQLLFIRDPNYLEIMNARGKGILGAQVAIESGPPEAKFAIADALPCSRIYFTHLPSELINVEKIKSSDAKVIYVYRNPKDALVSFFNFSQNIPCAPELSNLKTDDFNKYLEQMLQGEQWTGVPAGQWYPYHIKSWMQYKDENFIKFIAYEELKKDFKVIVRDIAEFLGLQRTDAEISEIEKRCSFKVMQDAATGSDLEKIKFFRKGGVGDWKNYFSVAQSEKMDEHIKIALENVDIQFQYEI, from the coding sequence atggaaGAGTTTATACGCTCCCTTCCGGATGATATTAAAAGGAAGGGAAAGGAAGTCGAAGAATTTCAAAAAACCTTCCAGCCTAAACCTCAAGTATGGAAAAATGTTAGAGGAATACCAAATTTCAATATGGATGCCGCAAAATATGCTTATGAACATTGGACACCACGTAAAGGAGATGTTTTCGTAGCAAGTTATCCCAAGTGTGGAACAACATGGACCTGCGCGATTGTGAAACAACTTTTGTTTATCCGAGATCCAAACTACTTGGAGATTATGAATGCAAGAGGCAAGGGTATACTAGGTGCTCAGGTTGCAATAGAAAGCGGCCCACCCGAGGCAAAGTTCGCCATTGCGGATGCTTTACCGTGCTCTAGAATATATTTTACACATCTACCTTCGGAGCTCATCAATGTTGAGAAAATTAAATCAAGCGATGCTAAAGTTATCTATGTTTACCGAAATCCAAAAGACGCGTTGGTgtcgttttttaattttagtcaAAATATTCCCTGTGCCCCAGAACTGAGTAATCTGAAGACTGATGACTTCAATAAATACCTTGAGCAAATGTTGCAGGGCGAGCAATGGACTGGTGTTCCTGCTGGACAATGGTATCCATACCATATCAAAAGTTGGATGCAATATAAAgatgaaaattttataaaattcattgCATATGAAGAACTGAAAAAAGACTTTAAAGTCATTGTTCGTGATATTGCTGAATTTCTCGGCCTGCAAAGAACAGATgctgaaatatctgaaattgaaaaacgTTGCTCGTTTAAAGTAATGCAAGATGCTGCGACCGGCAGTGATTTGGAAAAGATCAAATTTTTCCGAAAGGGTGGTGTTGGagactggaaaaattatttttctgttgCCCAGTCAGAAAAAATGGATGAGCATATTAAAATTGCACTTGAAAATGTTGACATCCAATTCCAGTACGAGATATAG
- the LOC120339576 gene encoding monocarboxylate transporter 3-like: MSVILTVGAAFCVNALSVGPMKSLGVFFIQYERELGASAGQASLVTSLLYGAFFLSGPFATILANRFGFRQTIILGTLLASAGSIGCSFSQHIAVVHATIGIMTGVGFGLVNVPTIALIGIRYKEKRSFFNNIVTMGSALTAIPLSPLVQLWIDVYGWRGAFLLIGGVILNVIPSCLLMISTKMNKQIAPAKRRLIDLSLLKSITFPAYAVAAGCDMAAMVAITVYLVRFAQDRDVGNYIAASLSSVISIVDLTLRPISGYITTLTNIGPIPIRRTYYFCGVACIQALVVIIFPFTQSIYAIVAVTVAYAICIGLRGALSITILSDLFGTDKLVSSLGLRAFAVGTFSAATPPLIGRIVDSTGSYDAPFYASAMMSVISAILVSMVQIIILRREKEAARKTKSINVDETAEYKL, from the exons ATGAGTGTAATCTTAACGGTTGGGGCCGCATTTTGCGTGAATGCGCTATCGGTTGGTCCTATGAAGTCGCTAGGTGTATTCTTTATTCAATATGAAAGAGAGTTGGGTGCAAGTGCTGGGCAGGCATCACTCGTGACTTCGTTGCTTTATGGAGCATTCTTTCTCAGTG gGCCCTTTGCAACCATTTTGGCAAATCGGTTTGGATTCAGACAAACAATAATACTCGGTACACTTTTGGCATCCGCTGGTTCCATAGGGTGTTCATTCTCTCAGCACATTGCAGTCGTACATGCAACCATTGGAATTATGACAg GTGTTGGATTTGGTCTTGTCAATGTACCGACTATAGCTCTAATCGGTATACGTTACAAAGAGAAGCGATCATTCTTTAATAACATTGTGACAATGGGGAGTGCTTTAACCGCAATACCTCTATCGCCTTTAGTTCAACTGTGGATCGACGTCTATGGTTGGAGAGGAGCTTTTCTTTTAATCGGCGGTGTTATTTTGAATGTAATACCAAGTTGCCTACTCATGATATCCACGaaaatgaacaaacaaattgCACCTGCAAAACGAAGGCTGATCGACTTGAGTCTACTCAAATCTATAACTTTCCCTGCATATGCCGTGGCTGCCGGTTGTGACATGGCGGCAATGGTTGCAATCACTGTGTATTTAGTTCGATTCGCTCAGGATCGAGATGTTGGTAACTACATTGCAGCGTCTTTATCTTCAGTAATATCAATTGTGGATTTGACTTTGCGACCTATTTCTGGCTATATAACCACGTTGACGAATATAGGTCCTATACCGATACGAAGGACATACTACTTCTGTGGCGTAGCTTGCATACAAGCCCTTGTTGTGATTATATTTCCATTTACTCAAAGCATTTACGCTATTGTAGCTGTTACAGTCGCATATGCC ATATGCATTGGATTGCGAGGCGCCCTTTCGATTACTATTCTCTCAGATTTATTCGGAACAGACAAACTCGTTAGTTCGTTGGGACTCAGAGCGTTCGCAGTGGGAACTTTTTCAGCTGCCACCCCTCCACTGATTGGACGCATTGTGGATTCAACTGGGTCATATGATGCGCCGTTTTACGCAAGTGCGATGATGTCTGTCATATCAGCTATTTTGGTATCTATGGTACAGATAATCATACTGAGGCGGGAGAAGGAAGCCGCTCGAAAGACGAAATCCATTAATGTGGATGAAACTGCAGAATACAAACTGTGA
- the LOC120338851 gene encoding uncharacterized protein LOC120338851 gives MSLVGYDVSSGSESENDDNETPVPAISTPSSADSHTSSTLKLSSILPKPIGKEGPTSLFSSTSVSSKKRSIRISAPEIPVLDSDDSDNESEIGPPKKKLQPSKTRSGLFAKLPPPVNAISTGKHSNTSFVPYVFSKPKKDIPPPKKLTTTPTQNDDNKTGSSTTSSTVPSIAEIRRRSSQAAAKLLSTKVAAKTSSDENDSDDIAPVGFFSYVEKLPESEIPEIDLPEIDTEPELSEAPEYNYNHANYNHAAQDNIPYHTQFDEQEPMPEQSDMAAGDSTDEFLRIQGKRNRKEEINFIDIRADDALEGNKELLLKQISEEKNMNRTSHSKKKTNAPGGILKRKHQLSYLVHQAKAREIELKNSWAQNRLTKQQTQSKYGF, from the exons ATGTCGCTCGTAGGGTATGATGTTAGTAGCGGCTCAGAAAGCGAAAACGACGATAATGAG ACACCTGTGCCAGCAATATCGACTCCATCATCAGCAGATAGCCATACCAGTTCAACATTGAAGCTATCTAGCATTTTACCAAAGCCCATAGGCAAAGAAGGTCCAACTTCATTATTTAGCAGTACTTCTGTATCATCAAAAAAGCGATCCATCAGGATCAGTGCTCCAGAAATACCGGTTTTAGACTCTGATGATTCTGACAATGAATCAGAGATTGGTCCACCGAAAAAGAAACTCCAACCGAGCAAAACTAGATCAGGACTTTTTGCAAAACTGCCTCCTCCTGTAAATGCTATTTCTACAGGAAAACATTCAAATACATCTTTTGTGCCATATGTATTCTCTAAGCCGAAAAAGGATATTCCACCCCCCAAAAAACTGACAACCACACCTACACAAAATGACGACAACAAGACAGGTAGCAGTACTACGTCAAGTACAGTCCCCTCAATTGCAGAGATTCGGCGACGGAGCTCTCAAGCTGCTGCTAAACTCCTTTCTACAAAGGTTGCTGCTAAAACATCATCGGATGAAAATGACAGTGATGATATTGCACCAGTTGGATTTTTTAGTTATGTTGAAAAATTGCCAGAAAGTGAGATACCCGAAATTGATTTACCTGAGATAGATACTGAACCTGAATTATCTGAGGCACCAGAATACAATTATAATCACGCCAATTATAATCACGCCGCACAAGACAACATTCCTTACCACACACAGTTTGATGAACAAGAACCTATGCCAGAACAAAGCGATATGGCAGCTGGTGATAGTACTGATGAATTTTTGCGGATTCAAGGCAAAAGAAATCGCAAAgaggaaataaattttatagacATTCGTGCAGATGATGCTCTCGAGGGAAACAAAGAACTATTGCTCAAACAAATATCTGAAGAGAAAAATATGAATCGGACTTCTCACAGTAAAAAGAAAACTAATGCGCCAGGGGGTATTCTTAAACGAAAACATCAGCTCTCATATTTAGTACATCAAGCTAAGGCAAGAGAAATTGAGTTGAAGAATTCCTGGGCACAAAATAGATTAACAAAGCAGCAAACACAGTCCAAGTATGGGTTCTAA
- the LOC120338852 gene encoding NFATC2-interacting protein-like, which yields MSSSSEDEEPIVMPVKRVKRRHHPIANVDPNKQKINLYSHKILPKLDALAKSPVRLSKDDEDEGNDFVPFSISPVRSSPDKSKAASSSPTSGSPVRSVSDASPMKDVPPTPPPPFVPQKKRGSRKAKKLLKEVSTVLSQVSKNDTSQDSITILDDSIEIVKEIMVKIRLHGKLQKYPMVESQTFHKVFDTLATKAKVDASRLLVTFGDHRVFPSNTPADINLTIADILECVIANRRLAPDVKDTIKIQMQGPFQKRKVSFTMGQTEPFLSVMEEYAIKNKANVQELQFRFDGDLLEKTATPKSLDMENGDCIDVMHMKKG from the coding sequence ATGTCTTCTTCTAGTGAAGATGAGGAGCCAATTGTTATGCCGGTGAAACGTGTCAAGCGTCGCCATCATCCGATAGCTAATGTTGAcccaaacaaacaaaaaattaatctttactCCCACAAAATTCTTCCTAAACTCGATGCATTAGCGAAAAGTCCTGTCAGACTCAGTAAAGACGATGAAGACGAGGGAAATGATTTTGTTCCTTTCAGCATCAGCCCTGTTCGATCGTCACCAGATAAGTCAAAGGCGGCAAGCTCTTCCCCAACGTCAGGGTCACCAGTAAGAAGCGTGTCAGACGCAAGTCCGATGAAGGATGTCCCACCAACCCCTCCCCCACCATTCGTTCCACAAAAGAAGCGAGGGAGTAGAAAAGCCAAAAAACTTTTGAAGGAGGTGTCAACAGTCTTGTCACAAGTCTCAAAAAATGACACATCACAAGATTCAATAACAATACTTGACGATTCTATCGAAATCGTAAAAGAGATTATGGTCAAGATTCGTCTTCATGGTAAGCTTCAAAAATATCCTATGGTGGAAAGCCAGACTTTTCATAAAGTTTTTGATACGCTTGCAACGAAAGCCAAAGTTGATGCTTCACGATTACTCGTAACATTCGGAGACCACAGAGTGTTTCCAAGTAACACACCTGCTGACATAAATTTGACTATAGCAGATATATTAGAATGTGTAATTGCTAATAGGAGACTTGCTCCCGACGTTAAAGACActataaaaattcaaatgcaGGGACCGTTTCAGAAAAGGAAGGTATCATTCACAATGGGACAGACGGAGCCATTCCTAAGTGTTATGGAAGAATATGCGATTAAGAATAAAGCAAATGTACAGGAGTTACAGTTCAGGTTTGATGGGGATTTATTGGAGAAAACTGCAACGCCGAAGTCTCTCGACATGGAAAATGGGGATTGTATCGACGTGATGCATATGAAAAAGGGATGA
- the LOC120340172 gene encoding uncharacterized protein LOC120340172 encodes MSGAESRVNVVLEEIETNSIPDTSLKITTDNAVIMVEKDMYNDPGEWRYFGFALGLIVVVLGTAGNGLTVWAYNNNRNLRTSFNVLIANLCVVELIFSLIIIPLQLPGYIIEVAPYSKAVCSTIGYFYYSLIAASLQNLVCIAINRYIGIVDTKKYQKLFTGNRLRLWVASIWILPLLVYLPIVIGGSIKYRENTLRCSIGGSDSMAISIYNIILNIVYQAGGLLILIGLYSAIIQRVRKVQKKLKIHKKASFKATNKSKLNGSQSKPRIEIHTTPVTTSGDEGIDDYRPSSIISGGFQFRPAKGARHHDAASDSGHGSDHDVTSNGLLSKPTSGHTNSRASYMTASDEASPKPQKRRQSLFQVLFRPKVKDEKDTQGQLRTPDFTTDDMPGHSHESQTPGFSNEPTSPLPETVQEAVAEAQVILRGMEDDKKDIRRKKSLSAPTLPSLDEIMQTSRKNSAAIAKNIPEKVTEVNEIVSPDVSPKLVRGYTIGSKYIRHKNHVTNGGIKVTAEQMNLLTPAAMNQLRAVDKALCTSMPTLVPNVETPPHTRHGTIARKIKEHRSKGKSKSRSEKRRQKVKAARRRNARERQLVYSSLTICVAFALCMLPSALLYTFQTLLNLKVSAAVVLVVGCISWVHAFVNPFIYGYMNHLYRKEYGQIAKDMEKKLASCFK; translated from the exons ATGTCTGGAGCAGAATCAAGGGTAAATGTTGTTTTAGAAGAAATAGAAACAAATTCAATACCTGACACAAGTTTGAAAATAACAACAGACAATGCTGTAATTATGGTTGAAAAAGACATGTACAATGACCCAG GAGAGTGGAGATATTTCGGCTTCGCACTCGGACTTATTGTTGTAGTATTGGGAACAGCTGGCAACGGACTTACAGTGTGGGCTTACAATAATAACAGAAATCTTCGAACTTCATTTAATGTTTTGATAGCAAATTTATGTGTTGTGGAATTAATATTTTCCCTCATCATCATTCCATTGCAACTACCAGGATATATAATAGAG GTTGCACCATACTCAAAAGCAGTGTGTTCGACAATTGGATATTTTTATTACAGCTTAATTGCGGCATCATTACAAAACCTTGTCTGTATTGCCATCAACAGATATATCGGCATTGTGGACACAAAAAA ATATCAAAAATTATTCACTGGAAATCGTCTACGTCTCTGGGTAGCAAGTATTTGGATTTTACCATTATTGGTTTATTTACCAATTGTCATAG GTGGTTCAATTAAATATAGAGAAAACACACTCAGATGTTCAATAGGAGGAAGTGATAGCATGGCAATAAG CATATACAACATTATCTTAAACATCGTTTATCAAGCTGGAGGATTGTTAATACTGATTGGATTATATTCAGCTATTATACAACGAGTcagaaaagttcaaaaaaagttaaaaatccaCAAGAAAGCAAGTTTTAAGGCAACTAACAAAA GTAAACTGAATGGATCGCAGAGTAAACCAAGGATCGAAATTCATACAACTCCTGTGACAACGAGTGGAGATGAAGGAATAGATGATTACAGACCTTCAAGTATAATAAGCGGTGGATTCCAATTCAGACCAGCAAAAG GAGCAAGACATCATGATGCAGCAAGTGATTCAGGACACGGAAGTGATCATGACGTAACGAGTAACGGTTTGCTTAGCAAACCTACTTCAGGACACACAAACTCTCGTGCATCTTACATGACAGCTTCTGATGAAGCATCACCAAAACCACAAAAACGAAGGCAATCtctttttcaagttttatttcgACCGAAAGTCAAAGACGAAAAAGATACTCAAGGTCAATTAAGGACACCTGATTTTACAACTGATGATATGCCTGGACATTCACACGAAAGCCAAACACCAGGGTTCTCGAATGAACCAACTTCACCGCTCCCAGAGACAGTTCAAGAAGCAGTTGCAGAAGCACAAGTTATATTACGAGGTATGGAAGATGATAAAAAAGACATAAGACGAAAAAAATCCCTCAGTGCACCCACACTACCATCACTTGATGAAATTATGCAGACGTCACGAAAAAATTCTGCTGCTATTGCAAAAAACATTCCAGAGAAAGTTACCGAAGTAAATGAAATCGTCAGCCCTGATGTGTCCCCAAAACTTGTGCGAGGATATACAATCGGCAGCAAATACATAAGACATAAAAATCATGTCACAAATGGTGGCATAAAAGTGACTGCCGAACAGATGAACTTGCTAACTCCAGCAGCAATGAACCAACTCCGGGCAGTAGATAAAGCTTTGTGCACATCTATGCCAACACTTGTTCCTAATGTTGAAACTCCCCCACACACAAGGCATGGGACAATTGCGAGAAAAATTAAAGAACACAGAAGTAAAGGAAAAAGTAAATCAAGAAGTGAAAAAAGAAGACAAAA GGTAAAAGCTGCAAGACGTCGAAATGCACGAGAGAGGCAACTTGTTTACAGCAGTCTTACAATTTGTGTAGCATTTGCATTGTGTATGCTTCCTTCAGCACTTTTATATACATTTCAG ACTCTACTTAATCTCAAAGTATCAGCTGCTGTTGTTCTCGTTGTTGGATGCATTTCATGGGTGCATGCTTTTGTAAATCCTTTCATTTACGGATACATGAATCACTTGTACCGAAAAGAATATGGACAAATAGCGAAAGATATGGAAAAAAAGCTTGCATCTTGCTTCAAATGA